A single Neospora caninum Liverpool complete genome, chromosome VIIb DNA region contains:
- a CDS encoding Proteophosphoglycan 5, related, protein MTVGSATGIPFGESYTQVFSDEEVSVDSRTERDEEFVDAKDWQSRLASMGTDCSSGPIENSYGDIKTDDDGIRLLQYRLFKEEEKVWMLRKQLDQEEMTRARLRQQTIALEDENERLQTEYATVTDLYAAKEGLYQTAEVKVRQLTKENEHLLAGLHRKISELRTLESQMQETITRLDAKMSGIMAEGIAVVCILARKWKTEELRAELENKSLGHLQLARLSLMQCGGDEAADGDTVDRTANSGEELDAPKGDGERDEVPSQGQAESPSTSEQGGSSVCVPDSGGGTVSEKENETTFQSPTDANRKVSEESVPASSVVTAEGKHPNAAAQDAGAKFKRLPDCGASPLPVSVDGYRRQQTDLRKTLHSGSLTARHLSVGRRRPAGIETDNRATGGISVSQGFRRSIKSAGMNEASAAAGSRPAWGRAPVRRVMSEHFAPLSERRSVRVSGPTATSRQFGDKKQVSSKASPSSSGTNVSAHTTDSFRESVDGTPQNRNLPGASGGSVCPRGTERAPVPGDKIASNREKSLKLAAASSSKGHSAPGSVTGSRTARTVTAHQSSTGPGRVSVGTGLRAPISHRERNSSDGGGSVAARPSSQASSGSVVPSASKMVPADKRTPSETIRKEAATSSDTTDLPPASTGACRSDKAETRISTDVATSSAAAPRDCGFADAVSQALPDQRVAAYSGTSVDSCSNEAPVSLAKARPVPTPCSSSASLVNAAALPTLHSAVQGAVSDRLLSENRSDDTTSRPIDIVSCVSVGSADSRGVPATKGGAQSEGVVRKTAPKLPPVQPSRPSFHHASRISFDSRPRKTGDPADTRRRPLPAPGSETSAAAACTAQGQTEMGCNTSASASDGKACSPASESLLRTVACSPPSRESAKEDGIRRPTETQREATSQVPQFISPSQPSSAALVEECQARRADIRPLSSPSTLQVPAGVATTGPTLNLEGTPHTVPGNPPSCAQEEAVDTGVHLSEEESEAPKKRSKSVVRKRLPSRTARGTTHAVNPKKKTPLKDMRNNMEDGSEVEGMQGDTVATEQLSAAPVSAAVLVPAERRLVEGGEARAVTESRPADAAQLPTPGGGAAPEENMGLDAYRGPAQGISSRAPVEAGLRVGPKDDRGVKAENPFLHGTNAAAAACMYAAPVPMNASAVPERERSTGSAKNAPDISRMTPPNDASGALTYPVSSLGVSAPVPAGLGAARGLPALNIGTCERPMNVVANGNSVHAAAALPAAGGALLRGSTGLMHVRRVEMEGPVISGGERASLPVFPPTSQARPAGNNGQLSWSVGTNVSCPPAHKPLYTRFTISGPDAVEQAYAKPSVVTRPRSGSVDEGKVAHPSAARLDVLPAGWMRSVPANADASANQAQPRNRDGGSDSRVHAPLPQVHAVGERPRVPTHTFTFTPTVDRGAQPGGGIRITERQDGQGRQVTGAAGGTTYKQGSAPSGFIQYGSQQHALLHAFHGQTPQAPCVQKQSSVQMPNQRAPPVHTYRAAPLDRAPTNFVTPQGYAIPQQQPQPFMPFPQQARSQDPAAHWALFQMQQLQRKSWRPMQCPPVHYDNRFPLLTQVHGHCMQPAAPSSHGISGPPAGLN, encoded by the exons ATGACTGTGGGCTCAGCAACAGGCATTCCCTTTGGGGAGAGTTATACACAGGTTTTTTCAGATGAAGAGGTGTCCGTGGACTCccggacagaaagagacgaagaattCGTCGATGCGAAGGACTGGCAGAGTCGACTGGCTTCCATGGGT ACGGATTGCTCCAGCGGGCCCATAGAAAATAGCTACGGTGATATAAAGACGGACGACGATGGCATTCGGTTACTGCAGTACCGCCTCTtcaaggaggaggagaaggtcTGGATGCTGAGAAAACAACTGGACCAAGAAGAAA TGACCCGCGCTCGGCTACGGCAACAAACGATCGCTTTGGAAGATGAG AACGAGCGCTTACAAACCGAGTACGCGACGGTGACTGATCTGTACGCGGCCAAAGAG GGCCTCTATCAGACGGCGGAGGTCAAGGTTCGGCAGCTtacgaaagagaacgaacaTCTTCTAGCGGGATTGCACCGGAAAATCAGCGAG TTGCGGACGCTGGAGTCTCAGATGCAAGAAACGATAACTCGACTCGATGCAAAAATGAG CGGGATTATGGCAGAGGGTATCGCCGTCGTCTGCATCCTTGCAAGGAAGTGGAAAACCGAGGAGCTTCGAGCCGAGCTTGAAAACAAGTCCCTAGGCCACCTTCAACtagctcgcctctccctgaTGCAGTGCggtggagacgaagcagctgATGGCGATACCGTGGATCGAACTGCGAATTCAGGGGAAGAGTTAGACGCCCCAAAAGGTGATGGCGAGCGAGATGAAGTCCCTTCTCAGGGACAAGCGGAGTCGCCCTCCACGTCGGAGCAGGGGGGATCGTCCGTCTGTGTGCCTGACTCTGGCGGAGGAACTGTCagtgagaaagaaaacgaaaccaCGTTCCAGTCTCCTACGGATGCAAACCGAAAGGTATCCGAGGAAAGTGTGCCTGCCTCGAGTGTTGTGACAGCGGAGGGGAAACATCCGAATGCGGCTGCCCAGGACGCTGGCGCGAAATTCAAACGGTTGCCAGACTGTGGAGCCTCCCCCTTGCCGGTGTCTGTAGACGGATATCGCAGGCAGCAAACAGACCTGAGGAAGACTTTACACAGTGGCAGCTTGACAGCAAGGCATTTGTCAGTTGGGCGGAGGCGTCCGGCCGGCATCGAAACTGACAATCGTGCGACAGGCGGGATCTCCGTTTCCCAAGGATTCCGTCGCTCCATCAAGTCAGCTGGAATGAACGAAGCGTCTGCGGCAGCCGGCAGTCGTCCAGCCTGGGGAAGAGCGCCCGTGCGCCGTGTCATGTCAGAACACTTTGCCCCGTTGAGTGAGCGACGGAGTGTCAGGGTCTCGGGTCCGACAGCCACATCGAGGCAGTTTGGCGATAAGAAACAAGTCAGCAGCAAAGCCTCTCCGAGCTCGAGCGGGACGAACGTTTCTGCTCACACGACGGACAGTTTCCGAGAGAGTGTTGACGGGACACCGCAGAACCGGAACCTGCCAGGTGCATCAGGTGGTTCTGTGTGCCCACGTGGTACTGAAAGAGCTCCGGTTCCAGGAGACAAAATTGCCTCGAATAGAGAGAAAAGTCTCAAGTTGGCCGCGGCCTCTAGCTCTAAGGGACACTCCGCGCCTGGGTCCGTAACTGGCTCTAGAACTGCCAGAACTGTGACGGCACATCAATCCTCGACTGGGCCTGGGCGCGTATCAGTAGGAACAGGACTACGGGCTCCAATTTCACATCGAGAGCGTAACTCTTCCGACGGAGGCGGGAGTGTTGCGGCACGGCCAAGCTCTCAGGCGTCGTCAGGATCTGTGGTTCCGTCTGCCAGCAAGATGGTTCCAGCCGACAAGAGGACGCCGTCGGAGACGATCCGCAAAGAGGCAGCAACTTCCAGCGACACAACAGATCTACCCCCTGCCTCGACAGGCGCATGCCGCTCGGACAAAGCAGAGACTCGGATCTCAACGGACGTCGCCACAAGCAGTGCTGCTGCCCCACGAGATTGCGGATTCGCTGACGCGGTGTCGCAGGCACTCCCGGATCAACGTGTGGCCGCGTATTCAGGAACTTCTGTCGATAGTTGTTCGAACGAGGCACCCGTTTCACTGGCGAAGGCTCGTCCGGTGCCTACGCCCTGCAGTAGCTCAGCTTCACTCGTCAACGCCGCAGCTCTTCCCACTCTGCACTCAGCTGTCCAAGGGGCAGTCAGCGACAGGCTCTTGTCTGAAAACCGAAGTGACGACACGACCAGTAGACCCATCGATATTGTCAGCTGCGTTTCTGTGGGAAGCGCGGATTCCCGGGGTGTCCCCGCCACCAAGGGCGGTGCTCAGTCGGAAGGTGTGGTTCGGAAGACAGCGCCCAAGCTGCCTCCTGTGCAGCCGTCACGTCCCTCTTTCCATCATGCGTCTAGGATCAGTTTTGACTCCCGTCCCCGCAAAACCGGCGATCCGGCTGACACCCGCCGGAGGCCTTTACCTGCACCAGGAAGCGAAACTTCGGCTGCTGCCGCATGTACTGCACAGGGGCAAACCGAAATGGGTTGCAACACTTCCGCCAGTGCATCCGACGGTAAAGCGTGCAGCCCTGCAAGCGAGTCGCTGTTGCGCACTGTTGCGTGCTCCCCACCTTCCCGTGAGAGTGCCAAGGAAGACGGCATCCGACGCCCGACAGAAACGCAACGAGAAGCGACCAGTCAGGTGCCACAGTTCATCAGTCCTTCTCAGCCGTCCTCGGCGGCACTGGTGGAAGAATGCCAGGCGCGTCGCGCGGATATTCGGCCTCTGTCATCGCCTTCTACTCTGCAAGTTCCTGCTGGAGTTGCGACCACGGGGCCGACCCTCAACCTGGAAGGGACACCACACACTGTCCCAGGTAACCCCCCCAGCTGCGCGCAAGAGGAAGCGGTGGATACCGGAGTTCACctcagcgaagaagagagtgagGCACCGAAGAAGAGGTCAAAGTCTGTGGTACGGAAGAGGCTGCCAAGTCGGACAGCACGGGGgacgacgcatgcagtgaaCCCTAAGAAGAAAACACCCCTCAAGGATATGAGGAATAACATGGAGGACGGGAGTGAGGTAGAGGGTATGCAGGGAGACACGGTAGCGACCGAGCAACTGTCTGCTGCCCCGGTCTCCGCTGCTGTTTTGGTCCCCGCGGAGCGTCGCCTTGTTGAGGGTGGAGAAGCACGGGCGGTAACAGAATCGCGACCAGCTGACGCAGCCCAGTTACCCACACCTGGAGGCGGCGCTGCCCCAGAGGAAAACATGGGACTAGACGCGTACCGAGGCCCAGCACAAGGCATTTCATCACGTGCTCCTGTTGAAGCGGGATTGAGAGTCGGACCCAAAGACGACCGTGGAGTGAAGGCGGAGAACCCTTTTCTTCACGGCACTAATGCAGCGGCTGCCGCTTGCATGTATGCTGCGCCGGTTCCCATGAACGCTTCAGCTGTGCCGGAGAGGGAACGCTCCACAGGATCGGCGAAAAACGCCCCAGACATTTCCAGAATGACACCACCGAACGACGCGTCAGGGGCCCTGACATATCcagtgtcttctctcggcgtctcaGCGCCTGTGCCGGCCGGCCTGGGCGCGGCTAGAGGTCTCCCAGCGCTCAACATTGGTACTTGCGAAAGACCAATGAATGTGGTTGCAAATGGAAACAGCGTGCACGCCGCTGCTGCACTCCCCGCAGCAGGCGGGGCACTCCTCAGAGGGAGCACAGGCCTGATGCATGTTCGCAGGGTGGAGATGGAGGGTCCGGTCATCAGTGGTGGCGAGCGAGCGTCGTTGCCAGTTTTTCCGCCGACTTCACAAGCGCGACCAGCCGGAAACAACGGCCAGTTGAGTTGGTCTGTTGGAACCAATGTGAGCTGTCCGCCGGCACACAAACCCCTGTACACGCGGTTCACCATATCTGGGCCTGATGCAGTCGAACAGGCCTATGCAAAGCCTTCCGTGGTCACGCGACCGCGTTCAGGGAGCGTGGATGAGGGCAAGGTTGCACATCCTTCGGCCGCTCGTTTGGATGTCTTGCCTGCCGGTTGGATGCGTTCTGTTCCAGCCAACGCGGACGCATCTGCTAATCAGGCGCAACCCCGAAACCGAGATGGAGGGAGCGATTCGAGAGTTCATGCGCCGCTCCCCCAGGTGCATGCCGTGGGTGAACGCCCTCGTGTTCCGACTCACACATTCACGTTTACGCCGACTGTAGACAGGGGAGCACAACCAGGAGGTGGGATACGGATAACGGAACGGCAGGATGGGCAGGGGAGACAGGTGACGGGAGCAGCAGGCGGCACCACGTACAAGCAGggctctgcgccttctggaTTCATTCAGTATGGCAGCCAGCAGCACGCGCTGCTACACGCTTTTCATGGACAGACACCCCAAGCTCCGTGCGTCCAGAAGCAGTCGTCTGTGCAGATGCCGAACCAGAGAGCGCCCCCGGTCCATACTTACCGTGCAGCGCCGCTTGACCGGGCCCCAACAAACTTTGTCACACCTCAGGGGTACGCGATTCCGCAGCAGCAACCCCAGCCGTTCATGCCTTTCCCTCAGCAAGCCAGAAGTCAAGACCCCGCTGCTCACTGGGCGCTGTTCCAGATGCAGCAGCTTCAACGCAAGTCCTGGCGCCCAATGCAGTGTCCCCCAGTACACTACGACAaccgttttcccctcctcaCGCAAGTTCACGGGCACTGTATGCAACCCGCTGCTCCGTCAAGCCATGGCATTTCCGGTCCTCCAGCAGGGCTGAACTGA
- a CDS encoding Replication protein A, 70 kDa DNA-binding subunit, related: MQDVSLSSDFWDAVARGAERETPRLAVLTQKPAGAKNVLLLATDGSRDASGALQHGRVFARREDLSADFMTGGSVKPVILLDRFSVQTVGGRRCVFALSLRVSSDRLELPASTRFAPHGGLDESADDAGKATASRELGACSSAPPHADEAESRRSDTPAQEAEAPPPTQNAKARRGREQGKRGRFHVQTGGAVARQKRGILVNIKDLNSYSQDWMIRGRVADKTDLRLFANPRGESQVFAATIIDHLFEVVLGRCYVSPFVCKKGEIRGSFFGGVAAAWHPRLEVGRVYQFSRGTIDTANKKYNSLSHEYEIKFDDRAVIVEVDDDPSIPAQIFSPVKLATLTTDESLLGSVVDVIGFVTSFCATHSVLAREEVQRKEMTVVDDSSAAVTVTLWEQHATALKDSVLAERPLVAIKALRVSEYAGKVSLTSTSRSVLLVDPHGLEDADRLEAWWEAEGEKAHRARVDPSHSSVITDISTVNKRTQELTAGALYFNCLAVIYDVHGDSPVWLWSLSLTLADLTGSLDCVALDECGQQVVGTLQVTPDTIQMLERGGTDTFGRTFADVMDLLRYREVRVRLCVRSYEFRGEARTTCKIVGCDWAEKDVEAQTSACLRSIRDQLE, encoded by the exons ATGCAggatgtctctctctcctcagacTTCTGGGATGCTGTTGCGCGGggggccgagagagagacgccgcgactTGCAGTCCTCACCCAGAAGCCAGCAGGTGCGAAGAATGTTCT ACTCCTTGCAACAGATGGGAGCCGCGACGCGTCCGGAGCGCTCCAGCACggtcgcgtcttcgctcggcGTGAGGACCTCTCTGCGGACTTCATGACAGGCGGAAGCGTCAAACCGGTCATTCTGCTCGACAGATTCTCGGTTCAAACCGTCGG AGGACGACGCTGTGTCTTCGCGCTTTctttgcgcgtttcttccgaCCGCCTCGAGCTTCCTGCGTCGACGAGGTTCGCGCCTCATGGCGGGCTCGACGAGAGCGCTGACGACGCTGGAAAGGCCACAGCTTCCCGGGAACTCGGCGCTTGCTCCAGTGCGCCGCCGCATGCGGAT GAGGCCGAATCGCGCAGGAGCGACACTCCGGcgcaggaagcagaggccCCACCGCCTACgcaaaacgcgaaggcgcgacgaggccgagaacAAGGCAAACGCG GTCGTTTCCACGTTCAAACtggcggcgccgtcgcccgccAGAAGCGCGGCATCCTCGTGAACATCAAAGACCTCAATTCCTACAGTCAAGATTGGATGATCCGGGGCCGCGTTGCCGACAA GACGGACCTCCGCCTGTTTGCTAAtccgagaggcgagagccaAGTCTTCGCTGCAACGATCATCGATCACCTT TTCGAAGTGGTGCTCGGCAGATGCTATGTGTCTCCCTTTGTCTgcaagaaaggagagattCGCGGCAGCTTCTTTGGCGGAGTCGCGGCTGCGTGGCATCCACGTCTCGAGGTTGGCCGGGTCTACCAGTTCTCTCGGGGCACCATCGACACGGCCAACAA GAAATACAACTCGCTTTCTCATGAGTACGAAATCAAATTCGACGATCGAGCGGTGATTGTCGAGGTGGACGACGACCCTTCCATCCCTGCTCAGAT cttctcgcctgtGAAACTGGCGACCTTGACAACGGACGAGTCTCTGCTTGGCTCCGTTGTCGATGTGATCGGATTCGTCACTTCCTTCTGCGCGACGCACTCTGTTCTCGCACGA GAGGAGGTTCAGCGGAAGGAGATGACTGTCGTCGACGACTCCAGCGCCGCCGTTACCGTCACGCTCTGGGAGCAGCACGCGACAGCTTTGAAGGACTCTGTGCTCGCCGAGAGGCCTCTCGTAGCCATCAAAG CGCTGCGCGTTTCCGAATATGCGGGCAAAGTGAGTTTGACGTCCACTTCCCGTTCTGTCCTCCTCGTCGATCCTCACGGTCTGGAAGATGCTGACCGTCTGGAGGCGTGGTGggaagcagaaggcgagaaagctcATAGGGCCCGCGTGGATCCGAGCCACAGCTCCGTCATCACG GATATCTCAACGGTGAACAAACGGACGCAGGAACTGACGGCAGGCGCCCTGTATTTCAATTGCTTGGCGGTGATTTACGACGTCCACGGCGACTCGCCCGTCTGGTT GTGGTCATTGTCACTCACTCTGGCGGATCTGACGGGGTCTTTGGACTGCGTGGCGCTCGACGAGTGCGGCCAG CAAGTTGTAGGAACTCTCCAGGTCACCCCAGACACGATCCAGATGCTTGAACGCGGCGGTACAGACACCTTTGGGCGTACGTTCGCGGACGTTATGGACCTTCTTCGATACAGA GAAGTCCGTGTCCGGCTGTGCGTAAGGAGTTACGAATTtcgcggagaagcgagaacgaCATGC AAAATCGTTGGATGTGACTGGGCAGAAAAGGACGTCGAGGCGCAGACTAGCGCCTGCCTACGCAGCATCCGCGACCAGCTGGAGTGA
- a CDS encoding Acetyltransferase, GNAT family protein, related, whose amino-acid sequence MSVLRVDGSVSLGPTEAPGRLQEAAREAGNPGKPVHFPSEEQSHSPSPGTERPAIEAPFRESDDAAGRLPQEPKSVAPAACLRPSSSSAIPPSCAARPPLIAPVHKFARDADIAKLPLSCLRFRPVKPSDYTQLRQLHEELFPFKYEHTFYDFVCKGQCFSLAAVVSKQDLESLPRRLTSCAQPRPTPARHLTSSVPRCPASFSQDGGSSGVREEASAIGSFPEDSQPRSTACAALDRLTEPSTSGTRDAQEHGTHEPFSDAGCQRQPRTVASPYHVWAPDVLASSAGVSERADGETTGRRQPSPTRTSPSAGNPSDSSIHDSDPSLAPDASVSRDNGDSSLQGNSGGTSSRAGDCVSEETGGSATPGPLEKEDDDACDELLVGIITVSQKSAYFRSHDMDCVRRWYRMKRECPFGAEQAPGRESRPRTTRRKSTCCSHALGQSRQILQPSARLPGQRWAPFSAHLPPVYADSLSSNATQRGQRKLSGSGICRFGDESFEKRTRLSGSLVGVPGSGAGESSSGPRDGIEEEREESSEVSDASEAAVALNFPNLQADESVSDLAYILTLGVAEEFRQKGLAQELIQRTLAYFACPCLNKLPTRAVFLHVVEYNHAAVHFYEKQKFQAIEHSRDFYHIYGSVHGSFLYAFNLTELDSRCECSVATEAKRSRGFAAVKAFTSGNIQEGVQWGLVGVQNAFRKVGETLGNLWNSHPRGGGHEFGDCTDASYGT is encoded by the coding sequence ATGTCCGTTCTGCGGGTGGACGGGTCTGTTTCGCTCGGACCCACGGAAGCGCCCGGCCGTCTACAAGAGGCCGCAAGAGAGGCTGGCAACCCGGGGAAACCTGTTCATTTTCCATCAGAGGAGCAAAGTcactcgccgtctccaggaACAGAGCGACCAGCTATCGAGGCGCCCTTCAGGGAATCGGATGATGCTGCAGGTCGGTTACCTCAGGAACCAAAAAGTGTGGCGCCGGCGGCCTGTTTGCGgccgtcttcctcatcgGCTATTCCTCCCAGTTGTGCAGCTCGGCCGCCCTTAATTGCACCGGTCCACAAGttcgcgagagacgcggatATCGCTAAGCTTCCGCTGTCttgtcttcgctttcgccctGTCAAGCCGTCCGATTACACACAGCTTCGCCAGTTGCATGAGGAGCTTTTCCCATTCAAGTATGAACACACATTTTATGACTTTGTCTGTAAAGGGCAGTGCTTCTCCCTTGCTGCCGTTGTCTCCAAACAGGACTTGGAGAGCCTCCCGCGGCGTTTAACCTCGTGTGCACAGCCGAGACCTACACCAGCTCGGCACCTAACTTCCTCCGTGCCCCGGTGccccgcttccttctcgcagGATGGCGGTTCGTCGGGGGttcgagaggaagcgagcgcTATCGGCAGTTTTCCTGAAGACAGTCAACCTCGTTCCACGGCCTGTGCGGCTCTGGATCGGCTGACTGAGCCTTCGACGTCGGGCACTCGCGACGCACAAGAGCACGGCACCCACGAGCCGTTTTCAGACGCGGGTTGCCAGAGACAACCGCGCACTGTCGCCAGCCCATACCATGTCTGGGCCCCAGATGTTCTGGCCTCGAGCGCGGGTGTAAGCGAACGAGCGGATGGAGAAACCACTGGGAGAAGGCAGCCGTCACCCACTCGTACGAGCCCTAGTGCAGGAAACCCATCCGACAGCTCCATTCATGATTCGGACCCATCCCTCGCGCCGGATGCGTCGGTTTCTCGCGATAATGGAGATTCGTCCTTACAAGGAAATTCCGGGGGGACGAGCTCTCGCGCGGGCGACTGTGTGAGCGAAGAAACTGGAGGATCGGCCACTCCAGGCCCATTGGAGAAGGAGGACGACGATGCGTGCGATGAACTGCTTGTAGGGATAATCACGGTCTCCCAGAAGTCGGCGTATTTTCGGTCACATGATATGGACTGTGTACGGAGGTGGTACAGAATGAAGCGTGAGTGTCCGTTTGGCGCAGAGCAAGCTCCAGGACGTGAGTCGCGGCCACGGACGACACGCCGAAAGTCCACTTGCTGTAGCCATGCTCTGGGACAAAGCCGTCAAATCCTTCAACCGAGTGCCCGCTTGCCCGGACAAAGGTGGGCTCCGTTTAGTGCACACCTCCCGCCTGTGTACGCAGATAGCCTTTCTTCGAACGCCACTCAACGCGGTCAACGGAAGTTGAGCGGTTCAGGGATCTGTCGCTTCGGAGACGAGAGTTTCGAGAAACGCACGAGGCTGTCAGGCAGTCTCGTCGGAGTCCCCGGCTCGGGGGCAGGCGAGTCAAGCAGCGGGCCTCGTGATGGGATcgaggaggagcgagaagagagttCTGAGGTCTCGGATGCCTCGGAAGCGGCGGTCGCTTTGAATTTCCCGAATCTCCAAGCCGACGAATCTGTATCGGACCTGGCATATATTCTTACTCTAGGCGTCGCCGAAGAGTTCCGGCAGAAGGGACTTGCCCAAGAACTTATTCAACGAACACTCGCTTACTTTGCTTGTCCTTGTCTTAATAAGCTTCCGACGCGAGCAGTATTTCTCCATGTCGTAGAGTACAACCATGCAGCGGTGCATTTTTATGAGAAGCAGAAGTTTCAGGCGATCGAGCATTCGAGAGACTTCTACCATATCTATGGCTCTGTGCATGGATCCTTCTTGTATGCGTTCAATTTAACGGAGCTTGATAGCCGTTGCGAGTGCTCTGTCGccacggaggcgaagcgtTCTCGTGGCTTCGCTGCTGTAAAAGCCTTTACCAGTGGGAATATTCAGGAGGGCGTCCAGTGGGGGTTAGTTGGTGTGCAAAATGCCTTCCGAAAAGTTGGTGAGACACTCGGGAACCTCTGGAACAGCCATCCGCGCGGAGGAGGCCATGAGTTCGGTGACTGCACCGACGCATCGTACGGGACATGA